A single Planctomycetota bacterium DNA region contains:
- a CDS encoding phytanoyl-CoA dioxygenase family protein — protein sequence MAATTSTITEQQVAAYRRDGYILLRSLFAADEMQLLLDYARRDPALQSAAYARKDASGAETKLALWNHAGDDLYSLFARSPRIVDPMTQLLDDEVYLYHMKMMLKEPLVGGAWEWHQDYGYWYNNGCLSPRMASCLIAVDRANRENGCLQVLRGTQQLGRIDHGKSGEQTGADMERVNAALERHELVYVECEPGDALFFDANLLHRSDQNRSPNPRWSLICCYNARSNDPYKESRHPRYSPLAKVGDDAIRNWGREQLAAKS from the coding sequence GTGGCCGCCACGACCAGCACAATTACAGAACAACAAGTTGCCGCGTATCGTCGCGACGGGTACATCTTGCTGCGCTCGCTGTTCGCGGCCGACGAGATGCAATTGCTGTTGGACTATGCCCGGCGCGATCCGGCGCTGCAGTCGGCGGCTTACGCCCGCAAGGACGCCTCGGGGGCCGAGACCAAGTTGGCCCTCTGGAATCACGCGGGGGATGATCTGTACAGCCTGTTCGCCCGCTCGCCGCGGATTGTCGATCCGATGACGCAGCTCTTGGACGACGAGGTCTACCTGTACCACATGAAGATGATGCTCAAGGAGCCGCTGGTGGGCGGGGCCTGGGAATGGCACCAGGACTATGGCTATTGGTACAACAACGGTTGCTTGTCTCCGCGGATGGCCAGTTGTCTGATCGCCGTCGATCGGGCCAATCGAGAGAACGGCTGCTTACAAGTCTTGCGCGGCACGCAACAGTTGGGCCGGATCGACCACGGCAAGAGCGGCGAGCAAACCGGCGCCGACATGGAACGGGTCAACGCGGCGCTCGAGCGGCACGAGTTAGTCTATGTCGAATGCGAGCCGGGGGACGCGCTGTTCTTCGACGCGAACCTGTTGCACCGATCCGATCAGAACCGGTCGCCGAATCCGCGCTGGTCGTTGATCTGCTGCTACAACGCCCGATCGAACGACCCTTACAAGGAATCGCGACATCCGCGTTATTCGCCGCTGGCCAAGGTGGGGGACGATGCGATTCGCAATTGGGGGCGTGAGCAACTGGCGGCCAAGAGCTAG
- a CDS encoding amidohydrolase family protein, with amino-acid sequence MTQTARAADAPKFPGAIDAHVHVWTPDTERYPLAEGFKKENMKPASFTPEELLALARPAGVERIVLIQMSFYRFDNSYMLDTMRRFPGVFSGVGIVDSTVPHPDVAMGKLAEQGVRGFRITPRQQSGDDGLESAGLQVMWGYAAKQGLAICPLVGPHNLPSIDRMCDKFPETTVVIDHCARIGTSGTIEAKDVDFLCGMARHKKLHVKVSAFYALSPKGPPYDDLAPMIRRLCEAFTPSRLMWASDCPFQVKPGHTYGESIALIRDRLDFLSASERDAILCNTAERVFFAP; translated from the coding sequence ATGACTCAAACCGCCCGCGCCGCTGACGCGCCGAAGTTCCCTGGCGCGATTGACGCTCACGTTCACGTCTGGACGCCCGACACCGAGCGCTACCCGCTGGCCGAGGGTTTCAAGAAAGAGAACATGAAGCCGGCTAGCTTTACGCCCGAGGAGCTGCTGGCCCTGGCTCGCCCGGCGGGCGTGGAGAGGATCGTGCTGATCCAGATGAGCTTCTACCGCTTTGACAATTCGTACATGCTCGACACCATGCGGCGGTTCCCCGGCGTTTTCTCCGGCGTTGGTATCGTCGATTCGACCGTCCCCCACCCTGACGTGGCGATGGGCAAGCTGGCCGAGCAAGGCGTGCGCGGCTTTCGCATCACGCCGCGCCAGCAGTCCGGCGACGACGGGCTCGAATCGGCCGGCTTGCAGGTGATGTGGGGCTACGCGGCCAAACAGGGACTCGCAATTTGCCCGCTGGTGGGGCCGCACAATCTGCCGAGCATCGACCGCATGTGTGATAAGTTTCCTGAGACAACGGTGGTCATCGACCATTGCGCCCGGATCGGCACGAGCGGCACGATCGAAGCCAAGGACGTCGACTTCTTGTGCGGCATGGCGCGGCACAAGAAGCTGCACGTGAAGGTCTCGGCCTTTTACGCGCTGAGCCCCAAGGGGCCACCCTATGATGACTTGGCGCCGATGATTCGCCGGCTCTGCGAGGCGTTCACCCCCAGTCGGTTGATGTGGGCCAGCGATTGCCCCTTCCAGGTCAAGCCAGGGCACACCTACGGCGAATCGATTGCCCTGATCCGCGACCGGCTCGACTTCCTGAGCGCCAGCGAGCGCGACGCCATCTTGTGCAACACCGCCGAGCGCGTGTTCTTTGCCCCTTGA
- a CDS encoding dihydrodipicolinate synthase family protein, with the protein MSKPLTGVLPIIHTPFLDNDQLDFATFAREIDFIYACGAQGFGIAMVSEVLRLTPAERVALTEAAVQGSRGRGAVFTSVGAESIELAVQLTRAAAQAGCDAVMAAPPLSARLGEAALVDYYRAIADAVDIPVIVQDASGYVGQAIPMAVYLRLLERYGDQKIQFKPEAAPIGPNLSALRDATGGRARIFEGSGGMYLVDSFRRGIAGTMPGVELLDGIVALWQALVRGDDATAYRVALPLSALVALQLQAGLDGFLAIEKYLLVKRGIFVNERRRAPYSWSLDKETAAEVDRLFALLSAAIVK; encoded by the coding sequence ATGAGCAAGCCTCTGACTGGTGTGTTGCCGATCATTCACACGCCATTCCTCGATAACGATCAGCTCGACTTCGCAACCTTCGCGCGCGAGATCGACTTCATCTATGCCTGCGGCGCGCAGGGTTTTGGCATCGCGATGGTGTCGGAGGTGCTGCGTTTGACGCCGGCCGAGCGCGTGGCCCTGACCGAAGCCGCCGTCCAGGGAAGCCGCGGCCGCGGCGCCGTCTTTACCAGCGTGGGGGCCGAGAGCATCGAGCTGGCCGTGCAGTTGACCCGCGCGGCGGCCCAGGCCGGGTGCGACGCGGTGATGGCCGCGCCGCCGCTGTCGGCGCGCCTGGGCGAAGCGGCGCTCGTTGACTACTACCGGGCCATTGCCGACGCGGTCGACATTCCGGTGATCGTACAAGACGCGTCGGGGTACGTCGGCCAGGCGATCCCAATGGCGGTCTACCTGCGGCTATTAGAGCGCTATGGAGACCAGAAGATTCAATTCAAGCCCGAGGCCGCGCCGATCGGGCCGAACTTGTCGGCCCTGCGCGACGCGACCGGAGGCCGAGCGAGGATCTTCGAAGGCTCGGGCGGAATGTACCTGGTCGACAGCTTCCGTCGTGGCATCGCCGGCACCATGCCGGGGGTCGAGTTGTTGGATGGCATTGTCGCCTTGTGGCAAGCATTGGTCCGCGGCGACGACGCGACCGCGTACCGGGTGGCGTTGCCCTTGAGCGCGCTGGTCGCCTTGCAGTTGCAAGCCGGCCTGGACGGGTTTCTGGCCATCGAGAAGTACCTGCTCGTTAAGCGGGGCATCTTTGTCAACGAGCGCCGCCGAGCGCCGTATTCGTGGTCACTCGACAAGGAAACCGCCGCCGAAGTTGATCGGCTGTTCGCATTGCTTAGCGCTGCGATTGTCAAGTAA
- a CDS encoding sulfatase produces the protein MLRSGCCFALALVAWTVAAERASAGTSQPPLNVVAFLIDDQGFTDLGCMGSKVYETPGVDRLAAQGMRFTHAYSACTVCSPSRAALLTGRYPARLHVTDWIAGHVRPWAKLKIPDWTKYLPLEEVTLAEYLRDAGYATGMIGKWHLGGEGYEPSRQGFDVAIAGDHRGQPPSYFSPYNIPTLADGPAGEYLTDRLGDEACKFIESNRQGPFFLYLPNYAVHTPIQPPPDLKKKYDDKLGYATDAANKKAGKQPTAGQQNNPGYAAMVDNMSVNVERVLKKLDETGVADRTIVIFTSDNGGLINVTGNQPARVGKGSAYEGGVRVPLIVRWPGVIKPGSTCDVPVMTIDLLPTVMSALGLKASKAPVDGRDITPLLKQETKELARPLYWHYPHYHPGGATPYGAIRVGDYRLVEFYEDHHVELYNLKNDVGETRDLAKIEPKRAAQLRQQLADWRREVGAQMPTPNPDYDPARETQPERPARPPQRTAAR, from the coding sequence ATGCTGCGATCCGGTTGTTGCTTTGCGCTCGCCCTGGTGGCGTGGACCGTCGCGGCCGAACGAGCCAGCGCCGGCACGTCGCAACCGCCGCTGAACGTCGTCGCCTTTCTGATCGACGACCAGGGCTTCACCGACCTGGGCTGCATGGGGAGCAAGGTCTACGAGACGCCCGGCGTCGATCGACTGGCCGCGCAAGGCATGCGCTTCACCCACGCCTACTCGGCCTGCACGGTTTGCTCGCCGTCGCGGGCAGCTTTACTCACGGGTCGCTACCCGGCGCGGCTGCACGTCACCGATTGGATTGCCGGCCACGTGCGACCGTGGGCCAAGCTGAAGATCCCTGACTGGACCAAGTATCTGCCGCTCGAAGAGGTGACGCTGGCCGAGTATCTGCGCGACGCCGGCTATGCGACCGGCATGATCGGCAAATGGCACCTGGGGGGCGAAGGGTACGAGCCGTCGCGGCAGGGCTTTGACGTGGCGATTGCCGGCGATCATCGCGGCCAGCCGCCCAGCTATTTCTCGCCCTACAACATTCCGACGCTGGCCGATGGTCCGGCCGGCGAGTACCTGACCGATCGGCTGGGCGACGAGGCGTGCAAGTTCATCGAGTCGAATCGTCAGGGTCCGTTCTTCCTGTACTTGCCCAACTACGCGGTTCACACGCCCATTCAGCCGCCGCCGGACTTGAAGAAGAAGTACGATGACAAGCTAGGCTATGCAACCGACGCCGCCAACAAGAAGGCCGGCAAGCAACCCACCGCCGGCCAGCAGAACAATCCGGGCTACGCGGCCATGGTCGACAACATGAGCGTCAATGTCGAGCGCGTGCTCAAAAAGCTCGACGAAACAGGCGTCGCCGACCGGACGATTGTGATCTTTACCAGCGACAACGGCGGGCTGATTAACGTCACCGGCAATCAGCCGGCGCGCGTCGGCAAAGGCTCGGCCTATGAAGGAGGCGTGCGGGTGCCGCTGATCGTGCGCTGGCCGGGGGTGATCAAGCCCGGCTCGACGTGCGATGTGCCAGTGATGACGATCGACTTGTTGCCCACGGTGATGAGCGCGCTGGGACTGAAGGCAAGTAAAGCGCCGGTCGACGGTCGCGACATCACGCCCTTGCTCAAGCAGGAGACCAAGGAGCTCGCGCGGCCGTTGTATTGGCACTACCCACACTATCACCCCGGCGGCGCGACGCCGTACGGGGCGATTCGCGTGGGGGATTATCGACTGGTCGAGTTCTATGAAGACCACCACGTCGAACTCTACAATTTGAAGAACGACGTCGGCGAGACGCGCGACTTGGCCAAGATTGAACCAAAGCGGGCGGCCCAACTGCGCCAGCAATTGGCCGATTGGCGCCGCGAAGTCGGGGCCCAGATGCCAACGCCGAACCCCGATTACGACCCGGCACGTGAGACTCAACCCGAGCGTCCCGCGCGGCCGCCGCAGCGCACGGCGGCTCGATAG
- a CDS encoding TolC family protein gives MSWRGWISVGLLTLGGCRGAAPNVAELTPPMVVLPGDSTPVAPLPTATNIQLASHTSEPSLTFITPATIPMPAAPTPLALPPSGPVVVPAPERVPDPTPRLNLFQAIETSLAQNPDLTTLRRNEGVSRGALGVAQTYPFNPFVQVQATPLQQATTGGAGTVYHYVLLMQQLQLGHQQRFREEAGMAALQSVRWNILQAELNNVAQTQRLYFIALYQRALAELMQATADLNRELLDTLEKQKQLGQASGADVAIVRLDAHGTRQQAELAVANYQTALLDLRRQLNLPPQAPLALDGDLRAWRWEALDSERVARALCASPQPTTIANAELLIVDFATRRPDVMAARADASVARANANVARGSLRPDLQIGPYYQRTESGTTYWGFRAQSDIPVVNTGMPLVRQREAEVAQRSVAWQQLEARAQVEAAAAVDRYQRAHRLGAQSLVALQESLPGELRRLEEQFKAGEVDILRVVAARTSLINFQRAHLDSLNELAQAAAVVTQTTGLPPETILSEPAPPAVQK, from the coding sequence ATGTCGTGGCGAGGATGGATCTCGGTGGGGCTACTGACGCTCGGCGGTTGCCGCGGCGCTGCGCCGAACGTGGCCGAGCTGACGCCGCCGATGGTTGTGTTGCCGGGGGATTCAACGCCCGTTGCGCCTCTCCCCACCGCGACCAACATTCAGTTGGCCAGCCACACCAGCGAACCAAGTTTGACGTTCATCACGCCGGCGACGATCCCCATGCCCGCCGCGCCGACGCCGCTTGCGCTTCCGCCGAGTGGGCCAGTGGTCGTCCCCGCGCCTGAACGGGTGCCGGATCCGACGCCACGGTTAAATCTGTTTCAGGCCATCGAGACCTCCCTAGCCCAGAACCCAGACCTGACCACGCTCCGCCGCAACGAAGGGGTGAGTCGCGGCGCGCTCGGCGTGGCCCAGACCTACCCGTTCAATCCCTTCGTCCAGGTTCAGGCCACGCCGCTGCAACAGGCCACCACCGGCGGCGCTGGCACGGTCTATCACTATGTGCTGCTGATGCAGCAGTTGCAGTTGGGCCACCAGCAGCGCTTCCGCGAAGAGGCGGGCATGGCCGCGCTGCAAAGCGTGCGCTGGAACATTCTGCAGGCCGAGTTGAACAACGTGGCTCAGACGCAGCGACTCTATTTCATCGCGTTGTACCAGCGTGCGCTCGCCGAGCTCATGCAAGCCACGGCCGATTTGAACCGCGAGCTGCTCGACACCCTCGAAAAGCAAAAGCAGCTCGGGCAGGCATCCGGCGCCGACGTGGCGATCGTCCGGCTCGATGCCCACGGCACGCGGCAACAAGCCGAGCTGGCCGTGGCCAATTACCAGACGGCGCTGCTGGACCTGCGCCGGCAGTTGAACCTGCCGCCGCAAGCGCCGCTGGCGCTCGACGGCGACTTGCGCGCCTGGCGATGGGAGGCGCTCGACAGCGAGCGCGTGGCCCGGGCGTTGTGCGCCAGCCCGCAACCGACGACGATCGCCAATGCCGAACTGCTGATCGTCGACTTTGCCACGCGCCGGCCCGACGTGATGGCGGCCCGCGCCGACGCGTCGGTGGCGCGGGCCAACGCCAACGTGGCCCGCGGCTCGTTGCGACCCGACTTGCAAATCGGTCCTTATTACCAGCGAACCGAAAGTGGCACAACGTACTGGGGCTTTCGCGCCCAGTCGGACATTCCCGTCGTCAATACCGGCATGCCACTCGTGCGCCAGCGCGAAGCGGAAGTGGCCCAGCGCTCGGTCGCCTGGCAACAGCTTGAAGCGAGAGCGCAAGTTGAAGCCGCCGCCGCTGTCGATCGTTACCAGCGGGCGCATCGCCTAGGGGCGCAGTCGCTCGTGGCGCTGCAAGAGTCGCTGCCCGGCGAGTTGCGCCGGCTGGAAGAACAGTTCAAAGCGGGCGAGGTTGATATCCTGCGCGTGGTCGCGGCCCGGACCAGCCTGATCAACTTCCAGCGCGCCCACCTCGACAGCCTGAACGAGCTGGCCCAGGCCGCGGCCGTCGTGACCCAGACCACGGGCCTGCCTCCCGAGACGATTCTGAGCGAACCAGCCCCGCCGGCCGTGCAGAAGTAA
- a CDS encoding efflux RND transporter permease subunit, giving the protein MNWLVSTSLRLRYVVLAASLALIVFGIPVLKTTPLDVFPEFAPPLVEIQTEAPGLSTEEVETLISMPLENALTATPWVKTIRSKSVLGLSSVVLIFQDGTDLIRARQLVQERLAIEAGKLPAVARPPVILSPLSSTSRVMKIGVTSDTMSQVELTTLARWTIRPRLMSIAGVANVAIWGQRDRQFQIRVDPDRLRAHGVTLDAVQRAAADATQLIGGGFVDTPNQRIAIRQQTGIYRAEDLRDTVVDYRTGSPLRLGDVTETVEGFPTPIGDAVINDRPGLLLIVEKQPWGNTLDVTHQVEQAIEALKPGLGDITLDPYIFRPATFIERSLVNLSHAMAIGCVLVVAILVVFLYDWRTALISLTAIPLSLMAAALILHFRGGTLNTMVLAGLAIALGEVVDDAIIDVENILRRLRLNRELPQPLPAYQVVLDASLEVRSAVVYASLIVTLVFIPVLFLDGVAGAFFRPLGIAYILAIAASLGVALTVTPALSLLLLPGAPLEHRDAPIARLLKRIYGGLLPPLVSRPKLAIGLIVVTFIATGVALSRLGEEFLPNFQETDFLMHWVEKPGASLDSMQRITMRASRELRAVPGVNHFGSHIGRAEVADEVVGPNFTELWISVDPDVDLPTTVAKVQEIVDGYPGLYRDLLTYLKERIKEVLTGAGATIVVRTFGPDLTVLRTKGEEIKAVIADVPGVINLKLEAQVLVPQIQLKLRPDATAKFGLTHGHIRRSVATLIKGTKVGELYENQKSLDVVVIGVPELRTDLAALARLPIDLPLGGQVPLSDVAELQITPAPNEIKRESASRRLDVTCNVQGRDLGAVAREIEERVKKLSFPHEYHPEFLGEYAARAESQRRLLSLTVVSLIGILLMLHVDFSSWRLTLLVFLTIPFALAGGVVGAIWQGGTLSLGSLVGFVTVLGIAARNGIMLVSHYRHLEQVEGVSFGVELVLRGAQERLTPILMTALATGLALVPLVIGGNKPGQEIEYPMAAVILGGLATSTLLNLFLMPPIYLAFGGERRAESPAA; this is encoded by the coding sequence ATGAACTGGCTGGTCTCCACTTCGCTCCGGCTTCGCTACGTCGTCCTGGCGGCGTCGTTGGCGTTGATCGTGTTTGGCATTCCGGTGCTGAAGACCACGCCGCTCGACGTGTTTCCCGAGTTCGCGCCGCCGCTGGTCGAGATTCAAACCGAAGCGCCGGGCCTGTCGACCGAGGAAGTCGAAACGCTGATCAGCATGCCGCTCGAGAACGCCCTGACGGCCACGCCGTGGGTCAAGACGATTCGCTCGAAGTCGGTGCTCGGGCTTTCGTCGGTGGTGCTGATCTTTCAGGACGGCACCGACCTGATCCGCGCGCGGCAATTGGTGCAAGAACGCCTGGCGATCGAGGCCGGCAAGCTTCCCGCCGTGGCCCGGCCCCCGGTGATCTTGTCGCCGTTGTCGTCCACGAGCCGCGTGATGAAAATCGGCGTCACGTCCGACACCATGTCGCAAGTCGAGCTGACCACGCTGGCCCGCTGGACGATTCGTCCGCGGCTGATGTCGATTGCCGGCGTGGCCAATGTGGCCATCTGGGGCCAGCGTGATCGGCAGTTCCAGATTCGCGTCGATCCCGACCGGTTGCGGGCGCACGGCGTGACGCTCGACGCGGTGCAACGGGCCGCGGCCGACGCCACCCAGTTGATCGGCGGCGGGTTCGTCGACACGCCCAACCAGCGGATCGCCATTCGCCAACAGACCGGCATCTACCGCGCCGAGGACTTGCGTGACACGGTGGTCGACTATCGCACCGGCTCGCCGTTGCGACTGGGCGACGTCACCGAGACGGTCGAGGGCTTCCCCACGCCGATCGGCGACGCCGTGATCAACGATCGCCCCGGCTTGCTGTTGATCGTCGAGAAGCAGCCCTGGGGCAACACGCTCGACGTCACCCATCAGGTCGAACAGGCGATCGAGGCCCTGAAGCCGGGGCTGGGCGACATCACGCTCGATCCCTACATCTTTCGCCCCGCCACGTTCATCGAGCGCTCGCTCGTGAACCTGTCGCACGCCATGGCGATCGGCTGTGTGCTGGTCGTGGCGATCCTGGTGGTGTTCTTGTACGATTGGCGCACGGCCCTGATCAGCCTGACGGCGATTCCCTTGTCGTTGATGGCGGCGGCCTTGATCCTGCACTTTCGCGGCGGCACGCTGAACACGATGGTCCTCGCGGGCCTGGCGATTGCGTTGGGGGAAGTGGTCGACGACGCCATCATCGACGTCGAGAACATTCTCCGCCGGCTGCGGTTGAATCGCGAGCTGCCGCAGCCGCTGCCGGCGTACCAGGTGGTGCTCGACGCCTCGCTCGAAGTCCGCAGCGCCGTCGTCTATGCCAGCCTGATCGTGACGCTGGTGTTTATTCCGGTGTTGTTTCTCGACGGCGTGGCCGGGGCGTTCTTTCGCCCGCTGGGCATCGCCTACATCCTGGCCATTGCCGCTTCGTTGGGCGTGGCGCTGACGGTGACGCCGGCCCTGTCGCTGCTGTTGCTGCCCGGCGCGCCGCTGGAACATCGCGACGCGCCGATCGCGCGCTTGCTCAAACGAATCTACGGCGGTCTGCTGCCGCCGCTCGTCTCGCGTCCCAAGTTGGCAATCGGGCTGATTGTCGTGACGTTCATCGCCACGGGCGTGGCCTTGTCGCGGCTGGGGGAAGAGTTCCTGCCTAACTTCCAGGAAACCGACTTTCTGATGCACTGGGTCGAAAAGCCCGGCGCGTCGCTCGACTCGATGCAGCGAATTACCATGCGCGCCAGCCGCGAGCTGCGCGCCGTGCCGGGCGTGAACCATTTCGGCTCGCACATCGGGCGGGCCGAAGTGGCCGACGAAGTCGTGGGGCCGAACTTCACGGAGCTGTGGATCAGCGTCGACCCCGACGTCGATTTGCCCACGACCGTGGCCAAGGTCCAGGAAATCGTCGACGGCTACCCGGGCTTGTACCGGGACTTGCTCACCTACCTGAAGGAGCGGATCAAGGAAGTCCTCACCGGCGCGGGGGCCACGATCGTCGTCCGCACCTTCGGTCCCGACCTGACGGTGTTGCGCACCAAGGGTGAGGAAATCAAGGCCGTCATTGCCGACGTGCCAGGGGTGATCAACCTGAAGCTCGAAGCGCAAGTCTTGGTGCCGCAGATTCAGCTCAAGCTCCGCCCCGACGCGACGGCGAAGTTTGGCTTGACTCACGGCCACATTCGCCGCTCGGTCGCCACCCTGATTAAAGGGACCAAGGTGGGCGAACTGTACGAGAATCAAAAGAGCCTGGACGTCGTGGTGATCGGCGTGCCCGAGTTGCGAACCGATCTGGCGGCGCTGGCGCGATTGCCCATCGACCTGCCCCTGGGCGGGCAAGTGCCGTTGTCGGACGTGGCCGAGTTGCAAATCACGCCCGCGCCGAACGAGATCAAGCGCGAGTCGGCTTCGCGCCGACTGGACGTGACGTGCAACGTCCAGGGGCGCGACCTGGGGGCCGTGGCCCGCGAGATCGAAGAGCGTGTCAAAAAGCTCTCGTTCCCGCATGAGTACCATCCCGAGTTCCTGGGCGAGTACGCGGCCCGGGCCGAGTCGCAGCGCCGGCTGTTGTCGCTGACGGTGGTGTCGCTGATTGGCATCTTGCTCATGCTGCACGTCGATTTCAGCTCGTGGCGCTTGACGCTGCTGGTCTTCCTGACGATTCCGTTCGCCTTGGCCGGCGGCGTGGTCGGCGCGATCTGGCAAGGGGGAACCCTCTCGCTCGGATCGCTAGTCGGCTTCGTCACCGTGCTGGGGATCGCGGCCCGCAACGGCATCATGCTGGTCAGCCACTATCGCCACCTGGAACAAGTCGAAGGGGTGTCGTTCGGCGTCGAGTTGGTCCTGCGCGGTGCCCAGGAGCGCCTGACACCCATTTTGATGACCGCGCTGGCGACGGGGTTGGCCTTGGTGCCGCTGGTCATCGGGGGGAACAAACCAGGTCAGGAAATCGAGTACCCGATGGCGGCCGTCATCTTGGGCGGACTGGCGACCTCGACGCTGTTGAACCTGTTCCTGATGCCGCCGATCTATTTGGCCTTTGGCGGCGAGCGTCGCGCCGAGTCCCCGGCGGCCTAA
- a CDS encoding efflux RND transporter periplasmic adaptor subunit, producing the protein MPWTRTIYFSLALLLGVASGCKPAPEAKAKAEPPAKIAQVAQESELNTIKLTPEAEGRLGITLAPIARRPVQMLRPYGGEIALPTGASLIVSAPLGGTLQAAGSSFPKVGSRLKAGQPVLTLLPLLSPEREVLTPAERVRFAEARNIVRQSQIDAAGQVAQSTAQVEAAQIALERAQKLLKQDVGTARAVDDAQAQLNIAQKALDAARARKSQADSINLDEAPGKLAPLTITAPRDGIVRVEHVAPGEAVAPGAPLFEVLDTSRVWVRVSVYAGEVDALAPNQPAQISGLADRLVDKPLSAAPIAAPPTAVPLAAAVDLYFDLPNADGRFKPGERVTARLRLRGQDEQLTVPWSAVIYDIYGGTWVYEQTAPHTFVRRRVEVRQVQGDTAILERGPAVGAKIVTAGVVEMYGAEFGFAK; encoded by the coding sequence ATGCCCTGGACACGCACGATCTACTTTTCGCTTGCGCTGCTTCTCGGGGTGGCATCTGGCTGCAAACCTGCGCCCGAAGCCAAGGCCAAAGCTGAACCGCCAGCGAAGATTGCCCAGGTCGCTCAAGAGAGCGAGTTGAACACCATCAAGCTCACCCCCGAGGCCGAAGGCCGGCTGGGGATCACCCTGGCCCCGATCGCGCGGCGGCCGGTTCAAATGCTCCGCCCCTATGGTGGCGAGATCGCGCTGCCGACAGGGGCCTCGCTAATTGTCTCGGCCCCCTTGGGTGGCACGTTGCAAGCCGCGGGCAGTTCCTTCCCCAAGGTCGGCAGCCGACTCAAAGCAGGACAGCCGGTGCTGACCCTGTTGCCCCTGTTGTCGCCCGAGCGTGAAGTGCTGACACCGGCCGAGAGGGTTCGCTTTGCCGAAGCGCGCAACATCGTGCGCCAAAGCCAGATCGACGCCGCCGGTCAGGTGGCCCAATCGACCGCCCAGGTCGAAGCGGCGCAGATCGCGCTCGAGCGGGCCCAGAAGCTGCTCAAGCAAGATGTCGGCACGGCACGGGCTGTCGACGACGCCCAGGCGCAACTAAACATCGCCCAGAAAGCTCTCGACGCCGCCCGCGCGCGTAAGTCGCAGGCCGACAGCATCAACTTGGACGAAGCCCCCGGCAAGCTCGCGCCGCTGACCATCACCGCGCCGCGCGACGGCATTGTCCGCGTCGAGCACGTCGCGCCGGGCGAAGCGGTCGCCCCCGGCGCGCCCTTGTTCGAGGTGCTCGATACTAGTCGCGTCTGGGTCCGCGTCTCGGTCTACGCCGGCGAGGTCGATGCGCTGGCCCCGAATCAACCTGCGCAAATCTCCGGTCTGGCCGATCGGCTCGTTGACAAGCCGCTCAGCGCGGCGCCGATTGCCGCGCCACCGACGGCCGTACCGCTGGCCGCCGCGGTTGACTTGTACTTCGACCTGCCGAACGCCGACGGCCGCTTCAAGCCGGGTGAACGTGTGACGGCTCGGCTCCGCTTGCGCGGCCAGGACGAGCAACTGACCGTTCCCTGGTCGGCGGTGATCTACGACATTTATGGCGGCACGTGGGTCTATGAACAGACCGCGCCCCACACCTTCGTGCGCCGCCGCGTCGAGGTGCGCCAGGTGCAGGGCGACACCGCTATTCTCGAGCGCGGGCCCGCCGTCGGCGCCAAGATCGTTACCGCCGGCGTGGTCGAGATGTATGGCGCCGAATTCGGCTTTGCCAAGTAG